A window of the Bradyrhizobium diazoefficiens genome harbors these coding sequences:
- a CDS encoding branched-chain amino acid ABC transporter permease has product MNTTIMLFLLQDGITNGAIYALLGLALVLVFAVTRVILIPQGEFVTYGALTYASLASGQMPGTAKLALAMGIGACAFDLFVARKALHGRLILRSVLANIVLPSIVLALTIYFAAQKPPVAVCIALSLVIVAMIGLYLYRIAFQPLAHTSVLVLLIASVGVHLALQGLGLLFFGAEGQRGPAVLSSAFTAGSLRFTGQSITVYGITIAFIVGLWLFFGLTLYGKALRATAVNRLGARLAGIRTTLSGQIAFLLASVIGALSGIMIVPITTLYYDSGFLIGLKGFVAAIIGGLVSYPLTAVAALLVGIVEAFSSFYASNYKEVIVFMLLIPVLLLRSLAAPAVEEEKD; this is encoded by the coding sequence TTGAACACCACCATCATGCTGTTCCTGCTGCAGGACGGAATTACCAATGGCGCGATCTATGCGCTGCTCGGCCTGGCGCTGGTGCTGGTGTTCGCCGTCACCCGCGTCATCCTCATCCCCCAGGGCGAATTCGTCACCTATGGTGCGCTGACCTATGCCTCGCTGGCCTCGGGCCAGATGCCGGGCACGGCCAAGCTTGCATTGGCCATGGGCATCGGCGCCTGCGCCTTCGACCTGTTCGTGGCCCGCAAGGCGCTGCACGGCCGGCTGATCCTCCGCAGCGTCCTCGCCAACATCGTGCTGCCGTCGATCGTGCTGGCGCTGACGATCTACTTCGCGGCCCAGAAGCCGCCGGTCGCGGTCTGCATCGCACTGTCGCTGGTGATCGTGGCCATGATCGGCCTCTATCTCTACCGCATCGCGTTCCAGCCGCTGGCCCACACCTCGGTGCTGGTCCTGCTGATCGCCTCGGTTGGCGTGCATCTGGCACTGCAGGGGCTGGGCCTCCTGTTTTTCGGCGCCGAGGGCCAGCGCGGCCCCGCGGTACTTTCAAGCGCTTTCACCGCGGGCTCGCTACGCTTTACCGGCCAAAGCATCACGGTCTACGGCATCACCATCGCCTTCATCGTCGGGCTCTGGCTGTTCTTCGGCCTGACGCTTTACGGCAAGGCGTTGCGCGCCACCGCCGTCAACCGGCTCGGGGCGCGGCTCGCCGGCATCCGCACCACGTTGTCGGGCCAGATCGCCTTCCTGCTGGCCTCCGTCATCGGCGCGCTGTCGGGCATCATGATCGTGCCGATCACGACGCTCTATTATGACAGCGGCTTCCTGATCGGCCTGAAGGGCTTTGTTGCCGCGATCATCGGCGGCCTCGTCAGCTATCCGCTCACGGCGGTCGCAGCCCTCCTCGTCGGCATCGTCGAGGCGTTCTCGTCCTTCTATGCCTCCAACTACAAGGAGGTGATCGTGTTCATGCTCCTGATCCCCGTGCTGCTGCTGCGGTCGCTCGCAGCTCCCGCGGTCGAGGAAGAGAAGGACTGA
- a CDS encoding MarR family winged helix-turn-helix transcriptional regulator, with the protein MTVSKTAEKSSEKPSDAAKGRKDAAEGQVQGSAEALQLGELSEQLGYVLKRAQLKVFENFLRCMASLQLTPAQFSVLLLVEKNPGRNQTEVASTLGILRPNFVALLDNLESRDLCARIRSTNDRRSHILVLTDKGKAVLTRAKKLVATKHESRLNELLGQANREALIEMLSKIANEF; encoded by the coding sequence ATGACCGTTTCCAAAACCGCTGAAAAGTCTTCTGAAAAGCCGTCCGACGCGGCCAAGGGCCGCAAGGATGCCGCCGAGGGGCAGGTGCAGGGTTCTGCCGAAGCCCTCCAGCTCGGCGAGCTCTCGGAACAGCTCGGCTACGTGCTGAAACGGGCGCAGCTCAAGGTATTCGAGAACTTTTTGCGCTGCATGGCCTCGCTCCAGCTGACGCCGGCGCAGTTCTCGGTGCTGCTGCTGGTGGAGAAGAACCCGGGCCGTAACCAGACCGAGGTCGCCTCCACCCTCGGCATCCTCAGGCCGAATTTCGTGGCCCTACTCGACAATCTCGAAAGCCGCGACCTCTGCGCCCGGATCCGCTCCACCAACGACCGCCGTTCGCACATCCTCGTGCTGACCGACAAAGGCAAGGCCGTGCTGACGCGGGCGAAGAAGCTGGTTGCCACCAAGCACGAGTCGAGGCTGAACGAGCTGCTCGGGCAGGCCAACCGCGAAGCCCTGATCGAGATGCTGTCGAAGATCGCCAACGAGTTTTGA
- a CDS encoding glycerate kinase type-2 family protein, with protein MTDRRPLLRALYDAAVAAAHPNKILAPHLRPAPKGRVICLAAGKGAAAMAAAAERHYLDTLKLAPERLVGIATTRHGYGVPTRRIRVVEAGHPVPDEAGLKGAADTLALAGEAGPDDLLLVLLTGGGSANWIAPVDGISFAQKQAVNKALLRSGAPIGEMNTVRKHLSRIKGGRLARAGQNAAEIVTLAISDVPHDDPSAIASGPTVPDPTTLADARAIVAKYKLAIDDAVRRALDDPANESAKPDDAAFARAHFELIARPKQSLDAAVKRAREAGYETLDLGADLEGEAREVAADHARLALAARAQGKRVAILSGGELTVTVRGNGRGGPNQEYALALASLLKDTPDISALAGDTDGADGGAGHPTDPAGAMIDAATFAKMKALGLAPQAYLDNNDATTFFEATGDLLLPGPTLTNVNDIRVILVD; from the coding sequence ATGACCGACCGACGCCCCCTGCTCCGCGCGCTCTACGACGCCGCCGTTGCCGCCGCCCATCCGAACAAAATCCTGGCGCCGCATCTGCGCCCCGCACCCAAGGGCCGGGTGATCTGCCTCGCCGCCGGCAAGGGCGCGGCCGCAATGGCCGCGGCTGCGGAGCGGCATTATCTCGATACGCTCAAGCTCGCGCCGGAGCGGCTCGTCGGCATTGCCACCACGCGGCACGGCTATGGCGTGCCGACGCGCCGCATCCGCGTCGTCGAGGCCGGCCATCCGGTGCCGGATGAGGCTGGCCTCAAGGGCGCCGCCGACACGCTCGCGCTCGCGGGCGAAGCCGGGCCTGACGATCTGCTGCTGGTGCTGCTCACCGGCGGCGGTTCGGCGAACTGGATTGCGCCGGTGGACGGCATCAGCTTTGCGCAGAAGCAGGCGGTCAACAAGGCGCTGCTGCGCTCGGGCGCGCCGATCGGCGAGATGAATACCGTGCGAAAACATCTCTCGCGCATCAAGGGCGGACGACTGGCGCGCGCCGGGCAAAACGCCGCCGAAATCGTGACGCTCGCGATCTCCGACGTGCCGCATGACGATCCCTCCGCAATCGCCTCGGGTCCCACTGTGCCCGATCCGACCACGCTGGCAGATGCGCGCGCGATCGTCGCAAAATACAAGCTCGCCATCGACGATGCCGTGCGCCGCGCACTCGACGATCCCGCCAACGAAAGCGCCAAGCCTGATGACGCCGCCTTCGCGCGCGCGCATTTCGAGTTGATCGCCCGTCCGAAGCAGTCGCTCGACGCCGCGGTGAAGCGCGCGAGGGAGGCCGGCTACGAGACCCTCGATCTCGGCGCCGATCTCGAGGGCGAGGCGCGCGAGGTCGCCGCCGATCACGCCAGGCTCGCGCTTGCGGCCCGCGCGCAAGGCAAGCGCGTCGCGATTCTCTCCGGCGGCGAGCTCACGGTGACCGTGCGCGGCAATGGCCGCGGCGGCCCCAACCAGGAATACGCGCTGGCGCTGGCGTCTCTGCTGAAGGACACGCCTGACATCTCGGCGCTCGCTGGTGACACCGACGGCGCCGACGGTGGTGCCGGCCATCCCACCGACCCCGCCGGCGCAATGATCGATGCGGCGACGTTTGCGAAGATGAAGGCGCTGGGGCTCGCGCCGCAGGCCTATCTCGACAACAACGATGCGACGACGTTCTTCGAGGCGACCGGCGATCTCTTGCTGCCCGGCCCGACATTGACGAACGTCAACGATATCAGGGTGATCCTGGTCGACTGA
- a CDS encoding ABC transporter substrate-binding protein — translation MTVVRFQVAALSAAFVLCTAMSNPALAQESYDSGASDTEIKIGNIMPYSGPASAYAVIGKAEEAYFNKVNAEGGINGRRIKFISYDDAYSPPKTVEQARKLVESDNVLLIFGSLGTSTNGAIRKYMNEKKVPQLFVASGASKWNDPQQYPWTMGWQPSYASEAKIYAKYIMKEKPDGKIGVLYQNDDFGKDYLKGLKDGLGAKASMIVMAEPYDTSEPAIDEHIVKLKAAGTDVFISITTPKFAAQAIKKAAEISWHPVHIISNVSTSVGGVIEPAGYEISQGILSASYIKDASDPQWNADDGMKRFYNFIAQYNPKANKLDVGVVFGYAAAQTMVKVLQMCGDDLTRDNIMKQAASLKDFEPDTLLPGIKINTAPDNFAPIEQLQMMRFKGKTWELFGDIISSDVGH, via the coding sequence ATGACCGTCGTTCGATTTCAGGTTGCGGCGCTTTCGGCCGCATTCGTGTTGTGCACTGCGATGAGCAATCCCGCGTTGGCACAGGAGTCCTACGACAGCGGCGCCTCCGATACCGAGATCAAGATCGGCAACATCATGCCCTATAGCGGCCCGGCCTCGGCCTACGCCGTGATCGGCAAGGCCGAGGAAGCCTATTTCAACAAGGTCAATGCCGAGGGCGGCATCAACGGCCGCAGGATCAAGTTCATCTCGTACGACGATGCTTATTCGCCACCGAAGACGGTGGAACAGGCGCGCAAGCTGGTCGAGAGCGACAACGTGCTGCTGATCTTCGGTTCGCTCGGCACCTCCACCAACGGCGCCATCCGCAAGTACATGAACGAAAAGAAGGTGCCGCAATTGTTCGTGGCGAGCGGCGCCTCGAAGTGGAACGACCCCCAGCAATATCCCTGGACCATGGGCTGGCAGCCGAGCTACGCCAGCGAAGCCAAGATCTACGCCAAGTACATCATGAAGGAGAAGCCGGACGGCAAGATCGGCGTGCTCTACCAGAACGACGATTTCGGCAAGGACTATCTGAAGGGGCTGAAGGACGGGCTCGGCGCCAAGGCCTCGATGATCGTGATGGCGGAGCCCTACGACACCTCGGAGCCTGCGATCGACGAGCACATCGTGAAGCTGAAGGCCGCGGGCACCGACGTTTTCATCAGCATCACCACGCCGAAATTCGCGGCGCAAGCGATCAAGAAGGCGGCCGAGATCAGCTGGCATCCGGTCCACATCATCTCCAATGTCTCGACGTCGGTCGGCGGCGTCATCGAGCCCGCCGGCTACGAGATCTCGCAGGGCATCCTGTCGGCAAGCTACATCAAGGATGCCTCCGACCCGCAATGGAACGCCGATGACGGCATGAAGAGGTTCTACAACTTCATCGCGCAATACAATCCGAAGGCCAACAAGCTCGATGTCGGCGTGGTGTTCGGCTATGCCGCCGCGCAGACGATGGTGAAGGTGCTGCAGATGTGCGGCGACGACCTCACCCGCGACAACATCATGAAGCAGGCGGCGTCCTTGAAGGATTTCGAGCCGGACACGCTGCTGCCCGGCATCAAGATCAACACCGCGCCCGACAATTTCGCGCCGATCGAGCAGCTCCAGATGATGCGGTTCAAGGGCAAGACCTGGGAATTGTTCGGCGATATCATCTCGAGTGATGTCGGCCACTGA
- a CDS encoding ABC transporter substrate-binding protein yields MLFGRTLRTAALATAVATLASSAALAQKKYDTGASDTEIKIGNIMPYSGPASAYGIIGKTEEAYLKMINDKGGINGRKIVYVTYDDGYSPPKAVEQVRKLVESDEVLAVFNPLGTPSNTAIQKYLNAKKIPQLFVATGATKWNDPKSFPWTIGWQPSYQSEAQIYAKWLMKEKPNAKVAILYQNDDFGKDYLKGTKDGFGAKASSAIIMEESYEVSEPSIDGHIVKIKAANPDVLLIYATPKFAAQTIKKTAELSWKPLQILTNVSISVGSVMKPAGFEASQDVLSAAYAKDSTDPQWNGDPGMKKWNEFVDKYMPGADKTDTGMVYGYGAASTLVKTLEMCGDDLTHANLMKQAASLKDFAPDTLLPGVKINTSATDFAPISQLQMQRFKGEKWELFGEIISGDVATE; encoded by the coding sequence TTGCTTTTCGGAAGAACACTGCGAACCGCAGCGCTCGCGACTGCAGTCGCAACCCTCGCCTCCAGCGCAGCCCTCGCCCAGAAGAAATACGACACCGGCGCGTCCGATACCGAGATCAAGATCGGCAACATCATGCCGTACAGCGGTCCGGCGTCGGCCTATGGCATCATCGGCAAGACCGAAGAAGCCTATCTCAAGATGATCAACGACAAGGGCGGCATCAACGGCCGCAAGATCGTCTACGTCACCTATGACGACGGCTATTCGCCGCCCAAGGCGGTCGAGCAGGTCCGCAAGCTGGTCGAGAGCGACGAGGTCCTCGCCGTGTTCAACCCGCTCGGCACGCCCTCGAACACCGCGATCCAGAAATACCTCAACGCCAAGAAGATCCCGCAGCTTTTCGTCGCCACCGGCGCCACCAAGTGGAACGATCCGAAGAGCTTCCCCTGGACCATCGGCTGGCAGCCCTCCTACCAGAGCGAAGCGCAGATCTACGCGAAATGGCTGATGAAGGAAAAGCCGAACGCCAAGGTCGCGATCCTCTATCAGAACGACGATTTCGGCAAAGACTACCTCAAGGGCACCAAGGACGGTTTTGGCGCCAAGGCTTCGTCGGCGATCATCATGGAGGAGAGCTATGAGGTCTCCGAGCCATCGATCGACGGCCATATCGTCAAGATCAAGGCCGCCAATCCCGACGTGCTGCTGATCTATGCGACGCCGAAGTTCGCGGCCCAGACCATCAAGAAGACCGCCGAGCTCAGCTGGAAGCCGCTCCAGATCCTCACCAACGTATCGATCTCGGTGGGCAGCGTGATGAAGCCGGCTGGCTTCGAGGCCTCGCAGGACGTGCTGTCGGCGGCCTATGCCAAGGACTCGACGGACCCGCAGTGGAACGGCGACCCCGGCATGAAGAAGTGGAACGAGTTCGTCGACAAGTACATGCCCGGCGCCGACAAGACCGACACCGGCATGGTCTACGGCTATGGTGCCGCGTCGACCCTGGTCAAGACGCTGGAAATGTGCGGTGACGACCTCACCCACGCCAACCTGATGAAGCAGGCCGCAAGCCTGAAGGATTTTGCACCGGACACCCTGCTGCCCGGCGTCAAGATCAACACCAGCGCCACCGACTTCGCCCCGATTTCGCAGCTCCAGATGCAGCGTTTCAAGGGCGAGAAGTGGGAACTGTTCGGCGAGATTATCAGCGGCGACGTCGCCACCGAGTGA
- a CDS encoding ABC transporter substrate-binding protein yields the protein MPAVTGKLATASLALALIAASTSIASAQKKYDTGATDTEIKIGNIMPYSGPASAYGIIGRTEAAYFKKINEEGGINGRKINFISYDDAYSPPKTVEQARKLVESDEVLFIFNSLGTPPNSAIHKYMNSKKVPQLFVATGATKWNDPQNFPWTMGWQPNYQSETQIYAKWLLKNKPDAKIAVLFQNDDYGKDYLKGLKDGLGAKAASMIVMEESYETSEPTIDSHIVKMKSTGADVFLNITTPKFAAQAIKKVAEVGWKPLHFLNNVSANVGSVMKPAGFENGQDIISADYLKDVSDPAWANDPGMKEFLAFMTKYFPDGDKLDKGTIVGYGVAQTLVQVLKQCGDDLTRANIMKQAASLKNFRTEVLLPGVQINTSPTDFAPISQLQLEKFKGEKWELFGDVISADVGG from the coding sequence ATGCCCGCTGTCACCGGCAAGCTTGCGACCGCGTCACTGGCGCTCGCGCTCATTGCGGCCTCGACCTCCATCGCATCGGCCCAGAAGAAATACGATACCGGCGCGACCGATACCGAGATCAAGATCGGCAACATCATGCCCTACAGCGGACCGGCCTCCGCCTACGGCATCATCGGGCGGACCGAAGCCGCCTATTTCAAGAAGATCAACGAGGAAGGCGGCATCAACGGCCGCAAGATCAACTTCATCTCCTATGACGATGCCTATTCACCGCCGAAGACGGTGGAGCAGGCGCGCAAGCTGGTCGAGAGCGACGAGGTGCTGTTCATCTTCAACTCGCTCGGCACGCCGCCGAACTCGGCGATCCACAAATACATGAACTCGAAGAAGGTGCCGCAGCTGTTCGTCGCCACCGGCGCCACCAAGTGGAACGATCCGCAGAACTTCCCCTGGACGATGGGCTGGCAGCCCAACTACCAGAGCGAGACGCAGATCTATGCGAAGTGGCTCCTCAAGAACAAGCCGGATGCCAAGATCGCCGTGCTGTTCCAGAACGACGACTACGGCAAGGACTATCTCAAGGGCCTGAAGGACGGACTCGGCGCCAAGGCCGCATCGATGATCGTCATGGAAGAAAGCTACGAGACCTCCGAGCCGACCATCGACAGCCATATCGTCAAAATGAAGTCCACCGGCGCCGATGTCTTCTTGAACATCACGACGCCGAAGTTCGCGGCGCAGGCGATCAAGAAGGTTGCCGAGGTCGGCTGGAAGCCGCTGCACTTCCTCAACAACGTCTCCGCCAACGTCGGTAGTGTGATGAAGCCCGCCGGCTTCGAGAACGGGCAGGACATCATCTCCGCCGACTACCTGAAGGACGTCTCGGATCCGGCATGGGCGAACGACCCCGGCATGAAGGAGTTCCTGGCGTTCATGACCAAGTACTTCCCCGACGGCGACAAGCTCGATAAGGGCACCATCGTCGGCTACGGCGTCGCACAGACCCTCGTTCAGGTGCTCAAGCAGTGCGGCGACGATCTCACGCGCGCGAACATCATGAAGCAGGCCGCCAGCCTGAAGAACTTCCGCACCGAGGTGCTGCTGCCGGGCGTGCAGATCAACACCTCCCCGACCGACTTTGCGCCGATCAGCCAGCTCCAGCTCGAGAAGTTCAAGGGCGAGAAATGGGAGCTGTTCGGCGACGTGATCAGCGCCGACGTCGGCGGCTAG
- a CDS encoding branched-chain amino acid ABC transporter ATP-binding protein/permease: MQSRLPILIFAALMAAIPFVPGMPPFWIVLLDNIGLAALVAMGLVLLTGVGGLTSFGQAAFVGFGAYTTALLTTAYGLSPWLTLPLSLVVSGLLAVLLGLVTVRLSGHYLPLGTLAWGLGLFYLFSKLEFLGRNDGISAIPPLSIGTYKMLSPGSIYYAIWVAVLISALLTMNLLDSRTGRAIRALRRGHVAAEAFGVHTPRAKLLVFIHAAVLAGLSGWLYAHLQRAVTPTPFGAHAGIEYLFIAVVGGAGYVWGGVLGAAIVVILKEVLQSYLPLILHGSGQLETIVFGIMLVALLQLAPGGVWPWLMSLLPERTGGRKPDTSLKLEARPRTPSQSSILLQVEKARKQFGGVVAVNNVSFDVQAREIVALIGPNGAGKSTTFNLITGVLSATSGSISVLGKKVDRAPPQEIVKLGISRTFQHVKLVPDMTVLENVAIGAHLRGHSGPFASMLRLDRADEAKLLAEAARQIERVGLADQMHQLAGSLSLGQQRIVEIARALCVDPMLLLLDEPAAGLRHMEKQQLAKLLRDLRDGGMSVLLVEHDMGFVMNLADRIVVLDFGTKIAEGTPATIKTNPEVIKAYLGVAA, translated from the coding sequence ATGCAGAGCCGGCTTCCCATCCTCATCTTCGCAGCTTTGATGGCAGCGATCCCGTTCGTCCCGGGCATGCCGCCGTTCTGGATCGTGCTGCTCGACAATATCGGCCTCGCCGCGCTGGTCGCGATGGGCCTCGTGCTGCTCACCGGTGTCGGTGGCCTCACCTCGTTCGGCCAGGCTGCGTTCGTCGGCTTCGGCGCCTACACCACTGCACTGCTGACGACGGCCTACGGCCTGTCGCCCTGGCTGACCTTGCCGCTGTCGCTCGTGGTCAGTGGATTGCTCGCGGTGCTGCTTGGCCTGGTGACAGTCCGCCTCTCCGGCCATTATCTGCCACTCGGCACGCTGGCCTGGGGGCTCGGCCTGTTCTACCTCTTCAGCAAGCTGGAGTTCCTTGGGCGTAACGACGGCATCTCGGCGATCCCGCCGCTATCGATCGGCACGTACAAAATGCTCTCGCCCGGTTCGATCTATTACGCGATCTGGGTCGCCGTCCTGATCTCGGCCCTGCTCACGATGAACCTGCTGGACTCCCGCACCGGCCGCGCCATCCGCGCGCTACGGCGCGGCCATGTGGCAGCAGAGGCGTTCGGTGTGCACACGCCGCGCGCCAAGCTCCTGGTGTTCATCCACGCCGCCGTGCTCGCCGGCCTTTCCGGCTGGCTCTACGCCCATTTGCAGCGCGCAGTGACGCCGACGCCGTTCGGCGCCCACGCCGGCATCGAATATCTCTTCATCGCGGTGGTCGGCGGCGCCGGCTATGTCTGGGGCGGCGTGTTGGGCGCGGCGATCGTCGTGATCCTGAAAGAGGTGCTGCAAAGCTATCTGCCGCTGATCCTGCACGGCTCGGGCCAGCTCGAGACCATCGTGTTCGGCATCATGCTGGTGGCGCTGCTCCAGCTTGCCCCTGGCGGCGTCTGGCCCTGGCTGATGTCGCTGCTGCCCGAGCGCACCGGCGGCAGGAAGCCGGACACCTCACTGAAGCTCGAGGCCCGCCCCCGCACGCCCAGTCAGTCCAGCATCCTTCTTCAAGTCGAGAAGGCGCGCAAACAATTTGGCGGCGTGGTCGCGGTCAACAACGTCTCCTTCGACGTCCAGGCCCGCGAGATCGTCGCGCTGATCGGACCCAACGGCGCCGGCAAGAGCACCACCTTCAACCTGATCACCGGCGTGCTGTCGGCGACCTCGGGCTCGATCTCGGTGCTGGGCAAGAAAGTGGATCGCGCGCCGCCGCAGGAGATCGTCAAGCTTGGCATCAGCAGAACCTTCCAGCACGTCAAGCTCGTGCCTGATATGACCGTGCTGGAGAATGTCGCGATCGGCGCGCATCTGCGCGGCCATTCCGGGCCGTTCGCCTCGATGCTGCGGCTCGACCGCGCCGATGAAGCGAAACTGCTTGCGGAAGCCGCCCGCCAGATCGAGCGCGTCGGCCTTGCCGACCAGATGCATCAACTGGCAGGATCGTTGTCGCTGGGACAGCAGCGCATCGTCGAGATCGCCCGTGCCCTGTGCGTCGATCCGATGCTGCTGCTGCTCGACGAGCCCGCGGCCGGCCTGCGCCACATGGAGAAGCAGCAGCTCGCGAAACTGCTGCGCGATCTGCGCGACGGCGGCATGAGCGTGCTGCTGGTCGAGCACGACATGGGCTTTGTGATGAATCTCGCCGACCGCATCGTGGTGCTGGATTTCGGTACCAAGATAGCGGAAGGCACGCCCGCCACGATCAAGACCAATCCGGAAGTGATCAAGGCCTATCTCGGAGTGGCGGCATGA
- a CDS encoding branched-chain amino acid ABC transporter permease codes for MSAVEDVVTEAPAVEAVPKRAMTLGTGTSVVVLLLLIAIPLFAKNFVIFQLTQLLYLGLAVLALNILTGGSGQFSLGQSAFYAIGAYVTAVMMEAFNVNYVLCLPVAGVLCFGVGFLFGQPALRLSGVYLALATFALATAMPQLLKLNFLEHWTGGVQGLVVTKPDAPFGLPMSQDMWLYYFTLVVVLAIYIFSVNLLRSRSGRAFMAIRDNEIAASAMGINVALYKTLAFGVSAAITGVAGGLSAIAVQFVAPDSFTITLAIQLFLGMVVGGVGWLPGSIVGAAFIIFVPNIAEGISKGLSGAVFGVLLFLVIYLVPHGARQVAILGQQLAGRLRKN; via the coding sequence ATGAGCGCTGTTGAAGACGTCGTCACCGAAGCCCCAGCGGTCGAAGCCGTTCCGAAGCGCGCCATGACGCTGGGCACAGGCACCTCGGTGGTGGTGCTGTTGCTTCTCATTGCCATTCCGCTGTTTGCGAAGAACTTCGTGATCTTCCAGCTGACCCAGCTGCTGTATCTGGGCCTCGCCGTGCTGGCGCTGAACATCCTGACCGGCGGCTCCGGCCAGTTCTCGCTCGGCCAGAGCGCGTTCTACGCCATCGGCGCCTACGTCACCGCTGTCATGATGGAGGCGTTCAACGTCAACTACGTGCTCTGCCTGCCGGTCGCGGGCGTGCTTTGCTTCGGCGTGGGCTTCCTGTTCGGACAGCCGGCGCTGCGGCTCTCCGGCGTGTACCTTGCGCTTGCGACCTTCGCGCTCGCCACCGCGATGCCGCAGCTGCTCAAGCTGAACTTCCTCGAGCATTGGACCGGCGGCGTGCAGGGCCTCGTCGTCACCAAGCCCGACGCGCCGTTCGGCCTGCCGATGTCGCAGGACATGTGGCTGTATTACTTCACGCTCGTCGTCGTGCTCGCGATCTATATCTTCTCGGTGAACCTGCTGCGCTCCCGCTCGGGCCGCGCCTTCATGGCGATCCGCGACAACGAGATCGCGGCCTCCGCCATGGGCATCAACGTCGCGCTGTACAAGACGCTCGCCTTCGGCGTCTCCGCCGCCATCACCGGCGTCGCCGGGGGCCTGAGCGCCATCGCGGTGCAGTTCGTCGCGCCCGACAGCTTCACCATCACGCTCGCGATCCAGCTGTTCCTCGGCATGGTCGTCGGCGGCGTCGGCTGGCTGCCCGGCTCGATCGTCGGCGCGGCCTTCATCATCTTCGTGCCGAACATCGCGGAGGGCATCTCCAAGGGCCTCTCCGGTGCCGTGTTCGGCGTGCTCCTGTTCCTCGTCATCTACCTGGTGCCGCATGGCGCAAGGCAAGTCGCGATCCTGGGCCAGCAGCTCGCCGGACGGCTCAGAAAAAACTGA
- a CDS encoding ABC transporter ATP-binding protein — MSALLSVTDAHVAYGKVEAVRSVALEVGENEIVTIVGANGAGKTTLLSAIMGILPLKGRIVFAGQDLARLDIEDRVAMGLGLVPEHRELFVTMNVEDNLELGAFRIERSKAKASMEQVYALFPRLKERRKQLAGTLSGGEQQMLAMGRALMGAPKLLMLDEPSLGLAPIIVADIFRIITELRASGVSVLLVEQNAQAALKIADQAYVMELGEFVLSGKASDIAANERVAASYLGFQHEGESVL, encoded by the coding sequence ATGAGCGCGCTGTTGTCCGTCACCGATGCGCATGTCGCCTATGGCAAGGTCGAGGCCGTGCGCTCGGTTGCGCTCGAAGTCGGCGAGAATGAGATCGTCACCATCGTCGGCGCCAACGGCGCCGGCAAGACCACGCTGCTGTCGGCCATCATGGGCATCCTGCCGCTGAAGGGCCGCATCGTCTTTGCTGGCCAGGATCTGGCCCGGCTCGACATCGAGGACCGCGTCGCGATGGGGCTTGGCCTCGTGCCTGAGCACCGCGAATTGTTCGTGACCATGAATGTCGAGGACAATCTCGAGCTAGGCGCTTTCCGCATCGAGAGAAGCAAGGCAAAGGCCTCGATGGAGCAGGTCTATGCGCTGTTCCCGCGGCTGAAGGAGCGGCGCAAGCAGCTCGCCGGCACGCTCTCCGGCGGCGAGCAGCAGATGCTCGCCATGGGCCGCGCGCTGATGGGCGCCCCGAAGCTCTTGATGCTGGACGAGCCGAGCCTCGGCCTTGCGCCGATCATCGTCGCCGACATTTTCCGCATCATCACTGAGCTGCGGGCGAGCGGCGTCTCCGTGCTGCTGGTCGAGCAGAACGCGCAGGCTGCGCTGAAGATCGCCGATCAGGCCTACGTGATGGAGCTCGGCGAGTTCGTGCTCAGCGGCAAAGCCAGCGACATCGCGGCGAATGAGCGGGTGGCGGCC